In one window of Amblyraja radiata isolate CabotCenter1 chromosome 29, sAmbRad1.1.pri, whole genome shotgun sequence DNA:
- the LOC116989722 gene encoding relaxin-3 receptor 1-like, with translation MSDRECYWDEDGVPLALNKTYQCLEELLKSLIFQGTEVQNDGSKLIRILISIVYTVVCALGLVGNLLVLYLLQANKKKSTMTILVMGLAVTDIQFVLTLPFWAVDTAMDFSWPFGRVMCKVVSSVTVMSMYASVFFLAVMSITRYSSVSQSLKMKKRSSPHWDWLTCISIWAVASVATLPQATYSTTIVLPSEELCITKFPELHNNPQFWFGLYQALKVLVGFILPLVVISASYLLLLRFINSQEMSGNNPKRTSRVTKSVTILVLTFFISWLPNQAITLWSAFIKLNVVHFSVAFYNTQAYVFPVTVCLAHSNSCLNPVLYCLMRREFRVAVRDLVLKVTCVRRIRPPNIRQLPVTISMAR, from the coding sequence ATGTCTGACCGAGAATGCTACTGGGACGAAGACGGAGTGCCCCTTGCGCTGAACAAAACCTACCAGTGTCTGGAAGAGTTGCTGAAGTCTCTCATTTTCCAAGGCACCGAGGTGCAGAACGACGGATCTAAACTCATCAGGATCCTGATCTCCATCGTATACACCGTGGTGTGCGCCTTGGGTCTGGTGGGCAACCTGCTGGTCCTCTATCTCCTGCAGGCCAACAAGAAGAAGTCCACCATGACCATCTTGGTCATGGGCTTGGCCGTGACCGACATCCAGTTCGTGTTGACGCTGCCTTTCTGGGCGGTGGACACGGCCATGGACTTCAGTTGGCCCTTCGGCAGAGTCATGTGTAAGGTGGTGAGTTCGGTGACCGTGATGAGCATGTACGCCAGCGTCTTCTTCCTGGCCGTCATGAGCATCACCCGCTACAGCTCGGTGTCGCAGTCTCTGAAGATGAAGAAGCGCTCCTCGCCACACTGGGACTGGTTGACTTGCATCTCCATCTGGGCGGTGGCGAGCGTGGCCACCCTCCCCCAGGCCACTTACTCCACCACCATCGTACTCCCCAGCGAAGAACTCTGCATCACCAAGTTCCCGGAACTCCACAACAACCCGCAGTTTTGGTTCGGGCTCTACCAGGCACTCAAAGTGTTGGTCGGATTCATCCTGCCCCTGGTCGTCATCTCCGCATCTTATCTCCTGCTGCTCCGCTTCATCAACAGCCAAGAAATGAGCGGCAACAACCCAAAGAGAACCTCCAGGGTCACCAAATCCGTCACCATCTTGGTGCTAACTTTCTTCATTAGTTGGTTGCCCAACCAAGCCATCACGCTCTGGAGTGCCTTCATCAAGTTGAATGTGGTCCACTTCAGCGTGGCCTTTTACAACACCCAGGCCTACGTCTTCCCCGTGACTGTCTGCCTGGCCCACAGTAACAGCTGCCTCAACCCCGTCCTCTACTGCCTGATGAGAAGAGAGTTCCGGGTCGCTGTCCGCGACCTGGTGCTGAAAGTCACCTGTGTCCGGCGTATCCGCCCGCCCAACATAAGGCAACTGCCCGTTACTATCTCCATGGCCAGGTGA